The stretch of DNA TGATCAATATCTTAAATCTTTGTCTAATTTCAATTTAAGCAAATTGGAAAGTGAGGATGAAAAGTTAGCCTTCTTTATTAATGCTTATAATGCACATGTAATAAAAAATGTCGTGTCGGACATTGGGATTAAAAACGTTAATAAGAACTTTTTTACTGTCCATAGATTTGTAGTAGCCGGGATGGAATTCAATTTAGAGAGTCTTAATGATTTTATTTCATCAGAATTTCAAAATCCGTTAGTACATTTTGCCTTGATTGGAGCGGCAAATGGATTTCCATATATCAATGACCGCGCCTATGAATCGAATTCTTTGAATAAATTTCTTGAGCTAAATTTTAAAAATTTTATACAAGATACACTAAAAAACAGATTAGATAGAAAAACTAAAACTTATTTTTTATCTGAATTATTTAAATGGTACAAAGATGATTTTGAAAGTGAAGCGGGATCAATTATCAATTTTATTTTACCTTATCTTCCTATCAATGATAGAAGCTTCCTTAAATTAAACAAAGTTGAAATGAAATTTACTCCTTTTGATTGGACATTAAATAAAAAATAATTCTATTAATTCTTCTAAGTCCCAAAAAATATTTAACAAATAGGATCCTTAAGAGTCACATTAAGTATATCTACTCAAACCAATATTGTATTTGAACTCTTTTCTGGGCAAATCCATAGCCAGAAGCATAACCGCCGCCACCACCACCACTTTTTGCAACAATCGAAGTGGCATTTTTAATCGAAGCAGAAGAAAATTTAATCCAGTGATCCCGATTACCTGAGCAATTCTTACTGGTTTCTAAGTTGGGCGATAAAAGCAAAACCGCACCCAGAATATCTAAATGGAAATGAAACATATAATCACCAATTACCAAACCCTGAAATGCATATTTTGCATGTGTTTCTTTAATCCTTGTGGTGCCACTCGGATTATGTATTACAAGAATTCCTTTATTATTTGAATAATTCCCTAATTCGATTTTCTTTTCCTGATTATTTGGAATTTCGATATAAGTTACTCCACTTAAAGGTAATGAGAG from Ignavibacteria bacterium encodes:
- a CDS encoding DUF547 domain-containing protein, with translation MRQIRAFIPKVTFFCIILLNSLLAQNFSHFVFSEMLRISTYKGKIDYNRFLNNTKFDQYLKSLSNFNLSKLESEDEKLAFFINAYNAHVIKNVVSDIGIKNVNKNFFTVHRFVVAGMEFNLESLNDFISSEFQNPLVHFALIGAANGFPYINDRAYESNSLNKFLELNFKNFIQDTLKNRLDRKTKTYFLSELFKWYKDDFESEAGSIINFILPYLPINDRSFLKLNKVEMKFTPFDWTLNKK